The Immundisolibacter cernigliae genome has a window encoding:
- a CDS encoding molybdopterin oxidoreductase family protein, with protein MPASDPAIDTSPVVADQIKTTTCYMCACRCGVRVHLLDGRIRYIDGNPQHPVNGGVICGKGSAGIMKQESPARLRKPLLRTGERGAGEFREIEWDEALGLLAERLTGIRNTDPRKLAFFTGRDQSQALTGWWAQQFGTPNYAAHGGFCSVNMAAGGLYSIGGSFWEFGEIDWEHTRYLVMFGVAEDHDSNPLKIGLAKLKARGAKFVSVNPVQTGYSAIADEWLAIRPGTDGLLILALVHELLRSEKVDFDYLARYTNAPWLVIDDPGAADDGLFARDGDGNRLLYDGARGALVSALEADTQPVLAGRRTLADGRGAVPAFELLARRYLEPAYAPEAVADQVGLSAATIRGLAAEIAQAAFEQPVVIEQPWTDWAGRRHEQMIGRPVSFHAMRGIAAHSNGFHTCRALHMLQMLLGAIDTPGSFRYKLPFPRPAPPPQKPTGKPAQVRPGAPMPGLPLGFVTGPEDLLLDADGLPMRIDKAYSWEAPLAAHGAMHTVIHNAWKGDPYPIDTLFLFMSNMAWNSSMNSAGTLDMLTDRDPTSGEYRIPFIVYSDAFASEMVAYSDLVLPDTTYLERWDAISLLDRPISSADGPADAIRQPIIQPDRDVRCFQSVLLDLGARLGLPGMVTDDGSPRYPGGYADYIVNHERKPGVGTLAGWRGADGNQHGSGAVNPDQLQRYIDNGCFWQEELPAQARYFKHANRDYLDYAARMGFIDSAEPIILQIYSEVLQKFRLAARGHGPVTPPPEQRTRVETYFDPLPIWYAPLEQAALNGADFPLHAITQRPMIMYHAWDSQNAWQRQILGSNRLYLHPQAAARLGVADDGWVWVTSHHGRIKCQVRLMAGVNPDTVWTWNAVGKRAGAWNLDPGAAEAKKGFLLNHLIADLLPGGGHSNSDPVTGQAAWYDLRVRVEPVAAADQEAVSAPQFAALPRPPGLDAAPQRLSRGGMFRRRSAS; from the coding sequence ATGCCTGCTTCAGACCCCGCGATCGACACCTCCCCCGTCGTCGCCGACCAGATCAAGACCACCACCTGCTACATGTGCGCCTGCCGCTGCGGCGTGCGCGTGCACCTGCTGGATGGCCGCATCCGCTACATCGACGGCAATCCGCAGCATCCGGTCAACGGCGGCGTGATCTGCGGCAAGGGCAGCGCCGGCATCATGAAGCAGGAATCACCGGCCCGGCTGCGCAAGCCGCTGCTGCGCACCGGTGAGCGCGGCGCGGGTGAATTCCGCGAAATCGAATGGGACGAGGCGCTAGGCCTGCTGGCCGAACGCCTGACCGGAATCCGCAACACCGACCCGCGCAAGCTGGCCTTCTTCACCGGCCGCGATCAGAGCCAGGCGCTGACCGGCTGGTGGGCGCAGCAGTTCGGCACCCCCAACTACGCCGCCCACGGCGGGTTCTGTTCGGTGAACATGGCCGCTGGCGGGCTGTACAGCATCGGTGGCAGTTTCTGGGAATTCGGCGAGATCGACTGGGAACACACCCGCTATCTGGTGATGTTCGGCGTGGCCGAGGACCACGACAGCAACCCGCTGAAGATCGGCCTGGCCAAGCTCAAGGCGCGCGGCGCCAAGTTCGTATCGGTGAACCCGGTGCAGACCGGCTACTCGGCCATCGCCGACGAATGGCTGGCCATCCGTCCGGGCACCGACGGGCTGCTGATCCTGGCGCTGGTGCACGAGCTGCTGCGCAGCGAAAAGGTCGATTTCGACTATCTGGCCCGCTACACGAACGCGCCGTGGCTGGTGATCGACGATCCGGGCGCCGCTGACGACGGACTGTTTGCCCGCGACGGCGACGGCAACCGGCTGTTGTACGACGGCGCGCGGGGTGCCCTGGTCAGCGCGCTGGAGGCGGACACGCAGCCGGTGCTGGCCGGCCGGCGCACGCTGGCGGACGGGCGCGGTGCCGTGCCGGCCTTCGAGCTGCTGGCCCGTCGTTATCTGGAGCCGGCCTATGCGCCCGAGGCGGTGGCCGATCAGGTGGGCCTGTCCGCCGCCACCATCCGCGGGCTGGCGGCCGAAATCGCGCAGGCGGCCTTCGAGCAGCCGGTGGTCATCGAGCAGCCATGGACCGACTGGGCCGGACGTCGGCACGAGCAGATGATCGGCCGCCCGGTGTCGTTCCACGCCATGCGCGGCATCGCGGCGCACAGCAACGGCTTTCACACCTGCCGGGCTCTGCACATGCTGCAAATGCTGCTGGGCGCCATCGACACGCCGGGCAGCTTTCGCTACAAGCTGCCCTTCCCGCGGCCGGCGCCGCCCCCCCAAAAGCCGACCGGCAAACCGGCGCAGGTGCGTCCTGGCGCGCCCATGCCGGGCCTACCGCTCGGCTTCGTGACCGGCCCGGAAGACCTGCTGCTGGACGCCGATGGCCTGCCCATGCGCATCGACAAGGCTTACTCCTGGGAAGCGCCGCTGGCCGCCCATGGCGCCATGCACACGGTGATCCACAACGCGTGGAAGGGTGATCCGTATCCGATCGACACGCTGTTCCTGTTCATGTCGAACATGGCCTGGAATTCCAGCATGAACAGCGCCGGCACCCTGGACATGCTGACCGACAGGGACCCGACCAGCGGCGAGTACCGCATCCCGTTCATCGTCTACTCGGACGCGTTCGCCTCCGAGATGGTCGCCTACAGCGACCTGGTGCTGCCCGACACCACCTATCTGGAACGCTGGGATGCCATTTCCCTGCTCGACCGGCCGATTTCCAGCGCCGACGGACCCGCCGACGCCATCCGTCAGCCGATCATCCAGCCCGACCGCGACGTGCGCTGCTTCCAGAGCGTGCTGCTGGACCTGGGCGCCCGGCTGGGGCTGCCGGGCATGGTCACGGACGACGGCAGCCCGCGTTATCCGGGCGGCTACGCGGACTACATCGTCAATCACGAGCGCAAGCCCGGCGTTGGCACGCTGGCCGGCTGGCGCGGCGCAGACGGCAACCAGCACGGCAGCGGCGCCGTCAACCCGGACCAGTTGCAGCGCTACATCGACAACGGCTGCTTCTGGCAGGAGGAACTGCCGGCGCAGGCGCGCTACTTCAAGCACGCCAACCGGGATTATCTGGACTACGCGGCGCGCATGGGCTTCATCGACAGCGCCGAGCCGATCATCCTGCAGATTTACAGCGAAGTGCTGCAGAAATTCCGCCTCGCCGCCCGCGGTCACGGGCCGGTGACGCCGCCGCCCGAGCAGCGCACGCGCGTCGAAACCTACTTCGACCCGCTACCGATCTGGTACGCGCCGCTCGAACAGGCCGCGCTGAACGGCGCCGACTTCCCGCTGCACGCCATCACCCAGCGGCCGATGATCATGTACCACGCCTGGGATTCGCAAAACGCCTGGCAGCGGCAGATTCTGGGCAGCAACCGCCTGTACCTGCACCCACAAGCCGCGGCGCGACTGGGTGTGGCCGACGACGGCTGGGTGTGGGTGACCAGCCATCACGGGCGCATCAAGTGCCAGGTGCGCCTGATGGCCGGCGTGAACCCGGACACGGTGTGGACCTGGAATGCGGTCGGCAAGCGGGCCGGCGCCTGGAATCTGGACCCCGGCGCGGCGGAGGCAAAAAAAGGCTTTCTGCTGAACCACCTGATCGCCGATCTGCTACCCGGCGGCGGACACAGCAACAGCGATCCGGTGACCGGGCAGGCCGCCTGGTACGACCTTCGCGTGCGCGTCGAACCGGTGGCGGCAGCGGATCAGGAGGCAGTCAGTGCCCCGCAGTTCGCAGCGCTGCCGCGCCCGCCCGGCCTGGACGCGGCGCCCCAGCGCCTGTCCCGTGGCGGGATGTTTCGCCGCCGGTCGGCATCCTGA
- a CDS encoding hemerythrin domain-containing protein: protein MGSAIAILAAEHAAIQRAVGVLGRLCEQAAAGGADEHADSAGQVLEFLREFAERCHNAKEEELLFPAMVHRGIPSNGGLLSAQLAGRRQGRQLMDAMTLAQAAWATGKAGAGGRFSAAATAYHALLEQHVAAEQDVVFAVADQVLDDVAQDALTHAFGRFELHVLGTGRRSALYRQLDRLLLRYPSAAIATGYASGA, encoded by the coding sequence ATGGGCAGCGCCATCGCCATTCTGGCCGCCGAACACGCCGCCATCCAGCGGGCTGTGGGCGTGCTCGGCCGGTTGTGCGAACAGGCTGCCGCCGGCGGTGCCGACGAACACGCCGACAGCGCCGGGCAGGTGCTGGAGTTCCTGCGCGAGTTCGCGGAACGCTGCCACAACGCCAAGGAAGAGGAGCTGCTGTTCCCGGCCATGGTCCACCGCGGAATTCCGTCCAACGGCGGGCTGTTGTCGGCACAACTGGCCGGACGCCGGCAGGGCCGCCAGCTGATGGATGCCATGACCCTGGCTCAGGCCGCATGGGCGACCGGCAAGGCTGGCGCGGGTGGCCGCTTCAGTGCCGCCGCCACGGCCTATCATGCGCTGCTCGAGCAGCATGTCGCCGCGGAACAGGACGTGGTGTTCGCTGTTGCCGACCAGGTGCTGGATGACGTGGCGCAGGACGCGCTGACTCACGCTTTCGGCCGGTTCGAACTGCACGTGTTGGGCACCGGCCGGCGCTCGGCGCTGTACCGGCAACTGGACAGGCTGCTGCTGCGCTATCCGTCGGCGGCAATCGCTACCGGATATGCCAGCGGAGCCTGA
- a CDS encoding glutathione S-transferase family protein produces MPVTLDLYGHPWSAPTREVRILCAELGVEHRFIEVKQAEADDYLPEALNPACKVPMIDEGGFILGEAHAILRYLAARHDTAGVWYPKQIDLRAKVDQWLDWQALRLGRLAAQLMRQRRFRPDAPDSAACAEAERLLGLILPELDLELKAAPFVCGQHPTLADIAIFTSAEYLQVAGFALGGFDALADWYARCATRPAWAAVPLGR; encoded by the coding sequence GTGCCCGTGACGCTCGACCTGTACGGCCACCCCTGGTCGGCGCCCACGCGCGAGGTGCGCATCCTGTGCGCGGAGCTTGGCGTCGAGCATCGCTTCATCGAGGTCAAGCAGGCCGAGGCCGACGATTACCTGCCCGAGGCACTGAACCCGGCCTGCAAGGTGCCGATGATCGACGAGGGCGGCTTCATCCTGGGCGAGGCGCACGCCATCCTGCGCTATCTGGCGGCGCGCCACGACACGGCCGGCGTCTGGTACCCGAAGCAGATTGATTTGCGCGCCAAGGTCGATCAGTGGCTGGACTGGCAGGCCCTGCGCCTGGGCCGCCTGGCCGCGCAGCTGATGCGCCAGCGACGCTTCCGGCCGGATGCACCGGACTCAGCCGCCTGCGCCGAGGCCGAACGCCTGCTGGGGCTGATCCTGCCGGAGCTCGACCTGGAGCTGAAGGCGGCACCGTTCGTGTGCGGGCAACATCCGACGCTGGCCGACATCGCCATCTTCACCAGTGCGGAGTATCTGCAGGTAGCCGGATTCGCGCTGGGCGGGTTCGACGCCTTGGCCGACTGGTACGCCCGCTGCGCCACACGCCCGGCCTGGGCCGCCGTACCGCTCGGGAGATGA
- a CDS encoding NADP(H)-dependent aldo-keto reductase, with translation MQYSPLGRTGLQVSRLCLGTMTFGEQNTEAEAHAQIDYATAQGVNFIDAAEMYPVPPRRETQGRTEAYIGSWLKARGGRDKLIVATKVAGRSTELAYARPFAIHPDRRNIEAAVEASLRRLQTDYIDLYQVHWPDRSTNFFGRLGYQHQPLADEVPIEETLASLGDLVRAGKVRQVGVSNETPWGLMRYLALAEQRGLPRVVSIQNPYSLLNRVFEIGHAEIALREQVGLLAYSPLAMGALSGKYRHGARPAQGRLTRFDRFQRYSTPRGAAAVEQYAQIAEAHGLDPAQMALAFLLRQPFLTSAIVGATTPEQLRTNLASIELELPEAVTEAIEAVHGAEPNPCP, from the coding sequence ATGCAGTATTCACCGCTCGGTCGTACCGGCTTGCAGGTCAGTCGCCTGTGCCTGGGCACCATGACCTTCGGCGAGCAGAACACCGAGGCCGAAGCCCACGCGCAGATCGACTACGCCACCGCGCAAGGCGTGAACTTCATCGATGCGGCCGAGATGTATCCGGTGCCGCCGCGGCGGGAAACCCAGGGCCGCACGGAGGCCTATATCGGCTCGTGGCTCAAGGCGCGGGGCGGTCGGGACAAGCTGATCGTCGCCACCAAGGTGGCCGGTCGATCGACCGAACTGGCCTACGCCCGGCCGTTCGCCATCCACCCGGACCGGCGCAACATCGAGGCGGCCGTCGAGGCCAGCCTGCGGCGCCTGCAGACCGACTACATCGATCTTTACCAGGTGCACTGGCCGGACCGCAGCACCAACTTCTTCGGCCGGCTGGGCTATCAGCACCAGCCGCTGGCGGACGAGGTGCCGATCGAGGAGACGCTGGCGTCGCTCGGCGATCTGGTGCGCGCCGGCAAGGTGCGCCAGGTCGGCGTCAGCAACGAGACGCCGTGGGGCCTGATGCGCTACCTGGCGCTTGCCGAGCAGCGCGGGCTGCCGCGCGTGGTGTCGATCCAGAACCCGTACAGCCTGCTCAACCGCGTGTTCGAGATCGGCCACGCCGAGATCGCGCTGCGCGAGCAGGTCGGCCTGCTGGCCTACTCGCCGCTGGCCATGGGCGCGCTGAGCGGCAAATACCGCCACGGCGCCCGGCCGGCGCAGGGTCGGCTGACACGCTTCGATCGCTTCCAGCGCTACAGCACGCCGCGCGGCGCGGCGGCGGTGGAGCAGTACGCGCAGATTGCCGAGGCGCATGGCCTGGACCCGGCGCAGATGGCGCTGGCCTTTCTGCTGCGTCAGCCGTTTCTGACCAGTGCCATCGTCGGCGCGACCACGCCGGAGCAGCTGCGGACCAACCTGGCCAGCATCGAGCTTGAACTGCCCGAGGCGGTGACCGAGGCCATCGAGGCCGTGCACGGCGCGGAGCCGAACCCGTGCCCGTGA
- a CDS encoding O-acetylhomoserine aminocarboxypropyltransferase/cysteine synthase family protein — protein sequence MELETLAIHAGYKPDPTTKSVAVPIYQTVAYAFDSAQHGADLFDLKVAGNIYTRIMNPTNDVLEQRVAALEGGIAALALASGSAAITYTVMNLARAGDNIISTKKLYGGTYNLFAHTLPQFGIQTRFVDHDDLNALRAAIDDKTKMVFCETIGNPGGHVPDLAGMSAIAHAAGVPLVVDSTVATPALCRPIEHGADVVIHSLTKYMGGHGTSMGGVIVDSGKFPWAEHAGRFPQFSTPDPSYHGTVMTDAFGPAAFIARARVVPLRNMGAAMAPMNAFLIMQGIETLSLRMERHCENTQKVAEYLKDHPQVSWVSYAGLPEHPDHAQANKYLGGRASGILSFGVKGGFDAGVKFLDALQLVTRLVNIGDAKSLATHPASTTHRQLNPDELAAAGVAPDMVRLSIGIENVADILADIEQALAASAA from the coding sequence ATGGAGCTCGAAACCCTCGCCATCCACGCCGGCTACAAGCCCGACCCGACCACCAAGTCAGTCGCGGTGCCGATCTACCAGACCGTTGCCTACGCCTTCGACAGTGCCCAGCACGGCGCCGACCTGTTCGACCTGAAAGTCGCGGGCAACATCTACACCCGCATCATGAACCCGACCAACGACGTGCTCGAACAGCGCGTGGCGGCGCTCGAGGGCGGCATCGCGGCGCTGGCGCTGGCCTCCGGGTCGGCGGCCATCACCTACACGGTGATGAACCTGGCGCGGGCCGGCGACAACATCATTTCCACCAAGAAGCTCTACGGCGGCACCTACAACCTGTTCGCCCACACGCTGCCGCAGTTCGGCATCCAGACGCGCTTCGTCGATCACGACGACCTGAACGCGCTGCGCGCCGCCATCGACGACAAGACCAAAATGGTCTTCTGCGAGACCATCGGCAACCCGGGCGGCCACGTGCCGGATCTGGCCGGCATGTCGGCCATCGCCCACGCCGCCGGCGTGCCGCTGGTGGTGGACAGCACGGTCGCCACGCCGGCCCTGTGCCGGCCGATCGAGCACGGCGCCGACGTGGTCATCCACTCCCTGACCAAGTACATGGGCGGCCACGGCACCAGCATGGGCGGCGTCATCGTCGATTCGGGCAAGTTCCCGTGGGCCGAGCACGCGGGCCGCTTCCCGCAGTTCAGCACGCCGGACCCGTCCTATCACGGCACGGTGATGACCGACGCCTTCGGGCCGGCGGCCTTCATCGCCCGCGCGCGGGTGGTGCCGCTGCGCAACATGGGCGCGGCGATGGCGCCGATGAACGCGTTCCTGATCATGCAGGGCATCGAGACGCTGTCGCTGCGCATGGAGCGGCATTGCGAGAACACGCAGAAAGTGGCCGAATACCTGAAGGATCACCCGCAGGTGAGCTGGGTTTCCTACGCCGGGTTGCCGGAGCATCCCGACCACGCACAGGCGAACAAATATCTCGGCGGGCGCGCGTCCGGCATCCTGTCGTTTGGCGTCAAGGGCGGCTTCGATGCCGGTGTGAAGTTCCTGGACGCGCTGCAGCTGGTCACGCGCCTGGTCAACATCGGCGACGCCAAGTCGCTGGCCACGCACCCGGCCTCCACCACCCACCGCCAGCTGAACCCCGACGAACTGGCCGCCGCCGGCGTGGCGCCGGACATGGTGCGCCTGTCGATCGGCATCGAGAACGTGGCCGACATCCTGGCCGACATCGAGCAGGCGCTGGCGGCAAGCGCCGCCTGA
- a CDS encoding amidohydrolase family protein: MAIDVHTHIVPAEFPAYAGRAGAQRWPQMHACDHPGHKTVVIGDKPFRTVSDHSWDVARRLDEMLAEDVQMQVLSPMPELLSYWFDADDALTMARHVNGTIAAMVATDPAHFAGLGMVPLQDPELAAKQMQTLRRDYGLVGVEVGSNINGKPIGHPDHAPFFAAAVENDLAVFVHALHPAGADRVIGPPLLQALIAFPNENAFAVASMITGGLLEQFPGLRIGFSHGGGSFGLVLPRLQSGWETTRGENAFLPRAPLEYARRMYYDTLVYDDLALRYLIDLYGAERLMVGSDYPFLIREKAPGRRVVGLELPATERDAILRGNARRYLKL; this comes from the coding sequence ATGGCCATCGACGTACACACCCACATCGTTCCGGCCGAGTTTCCGGCCTATGCCGGGCGTGCCGGCGCGCAGCGTTGGCCGCAGATGCACGCCTGCGATCACCCCGGCCACAAGACCGTGGTGATCGGCGACAAGCCGTTTCGGACCGTCAGCGACCACAGCTGGGACGTCGCTCGCCGGCTGGACGAAATGCTGGCCGAGGACGTGCAGATGCAGGTGCTCTCGCCCATGCCGGAGCTGCTGTCGTACTGGTTCGATGCCGACGATGCTCTGACCATGGCGCGGCATGTGAACGGGACCATTGCAGCGATGGTGGCGACCGACCCGGCGCACTTCGCCGGTCTTGGCATGGTGCCGCTGCAGGACCCGGAACTGGCCGCCAAACAGATGCAAACCCTGCGCCGCGACTACGGTCTGGTTGGCGTGGAGGTTGGCAGCAACATCAACGGCAAGCCGATCGGCCATCCGGACCACGCGCCTTTCTTTGCCGCCGCGGTCGAGAACGACCTGGCCGTGTTCGTGCACGCCCTGCACCCGGCCGGTGCGGATCGGGTGATCGGCCCGCCGCTGCTGCAGGCGCTGATCGCCTTCCCGAACGAGAACGCGTTTGCCGTCGCGTCCATGATCACCGGCGGCCTGCTGGAGCAGTTTCCGGGTCTGCGCATCGGCTTCAGCCACGGTGGCGGCAGCTTCGGCCTGGTGCTGCCGCGCCTGCAGTCCGGCTGGGAGACCACCCGCGGCGAGAATGCCTTCCTGCCGCGAGCGCCCCTGGAATACGCCCGGCGCATGTACTACGACACGCTGGTCTACGACGATCTGGCGCTGCGCTACCTGATCGATCTGTACGGCGCCGAGCGGCTGATGGTTGGCTCGGATTATCCGTTCCTGATCCGCGAGAAGGCGCCTGGCCGGCGCGTGGTCGGCCTGGAGCTGCCGGCTACCGAGCGCGACGCCATCTTGCGCGGCAATGCCAGGCGGTACCTGAAGCTGTAG
- a CDS encoding DUF1329 domain-containing protein has translation MFKQTLRAAVLIAAVVPAFAGEIAPDTVLNAGNYESLKNETLGGRSLDSLLSDTQKWMVREKGLSMNLQPQWQAPGLPADLKETTDKYRGQTQLDGANNRISGYTAGIPFPDIDVADPDAAKKVVWNNYLAGPIGYTSSSGLGFALFSMERGFERKNSWLYRRLYMSGRYGTEQPTLDGGKEHYRQILYAHYPEDIRGLGTVTYRYMDGRLDDIFAYVKSVRRIRRLSGGAWFDPIGGTDLLSDEPWILSGYPGWYKDQKLVEKRWQLMPVGDPKSPGWVQNAKSKAEEYPYVETEQKPYGMPKLQWVPREVYVIEVAPPAEHYYSRKTWYCDVEYPIFHMADNYDKAGNLWKVQFLPRLWREQDTPEGKKVFGPIQTDYLINFKDSHVTVVTFVLDSWKFNDPKEKPADYVPGILAEIAAGRR, from the coding sequence ATGTTCAAACAGACCCTTCGTGCCGCGGTGCTGATCGCGGCGGTAGTCCCGGCGTTTGCCGGCGAGATTGCGCCGGACACCGTGCTGAATGCCGGCAATTACGAGAGCCTCAAGAATGAAACCCTGGGCGGGCGCAGCCTGGACAGCCTGCTCAGCGATACCCAGAAATGGATGGTCCGCGAGAAGGGCCTGTCGATGAACCTGCAGCCGCAGTGGCAGGCGCCGGGGCTGCCGGCGGACCTGAAGGAAACCACCGACAAGTACCGCGGCCAGACCCAGCTCGACGGCGCCAATAACCGCATCAGCGGCTATACGGCGGGCATCCCCTTCCCGGACATCGATGTCGCAGACCCCGATGCAGCCAAAAAGGTGGTCTGGAACAACTACCTGGCGGGTCCGATCGGCTATACATCGTCCTCGGGTCTGGGCTTCGCGCTGTTCAGCATGGAACGCGGCTTCGAGCGCAAGAACAGCTGGCTCTACCGCCGGCTGTACATGTCGGGTCGTTACGGGACCGAGCAGCCCACGCTCGACGGCGGCAAGGAGCACTACCGGCAGATTCTGTACGCCCACTACCCGGAGGACATCCGCGGCCTGGGCACGGTGACTTACCGTTACATGGACGGCCGCCTGGACGACATCTTCGCCTACGTGAAATCGGTGCGCCGCATTCGCCGCCTGTCCGGCGGTGCCTGGTTCGACCCGATCGGCGGTACCGATTTGCTGTCCGACGAGCCGTGGATCCTGTCCGGGTATCCGGGCTGGTACAAGGACCAGAAACTGGTGGAGAAACGCTGGCAGCTGATGCCGGTGGGCGATCCGAAAAGCCCCGGCTGGGTTCAGAACGCCAAGTCCAAGGCCGAGGAATACCCCTACGTCGAAACCGAACAAAAACCCTACGGCATGCCCAAATTGCAGTGGGTGCCGCGCGAGGTTTACGTGATCGAAGTGGCGCCGCCTGCCGAGCACTACTACTCGCGCAAGACCTGGTACTGCGACGTCGAGTACCCGATCTTTCACATGGCCGACAACTACGACAAGGCGGGCAACCTGTGGAAGGTGCAGTTCCTGCCGCGCCTGTGGCGGGAGCAGGACACGCCCGAGGGCAAAAAGGTATTCGGCCCGATCCAGACCGACTACCTGATCAACTTCAAGGACAGCCACGTCACGGTCGTGACCTTCGTCCTGGACAGCTGGAAGTTCAACGACCCGAAGGAAAAACCCGCCGACTACGTGCCGGGCATCCTGGCCGAGATCGCCGCCGGCCGACGCTGA
- a CDS encoding DUF1302 family protein yields MQFDVGDTQINVGGYLRQYVSTNLSDNKDLRGDDQFDVSMLRSVVQLNADTQVGPLFFKAIGRIAREPLTRYSEDLEDQHNARFGGAPFFVPRKTDFNDQYNEDELREFYVAFDVGERLGFTLGRQQVVWGESDFFQAMDIVHGYDFRWRAFLEPENEDTRRPLAMINGQIKMPELDGTLQVLLRPGGWGRDHDIGSLYDTFGGRWAPQKDRGTDIPAFLRYNYRHSDGDVEDTTWGLRWSGLAGPVQYTLNYLRWFGTDPVIDSRWNPTAGLGDLKGLWGSLYFPKLSTYGFTASGYVEPVDAVFSTEIAYTKDKPYNLLGSPGNCFDPANPLTCQPLPSLGGVTDHDTVRAMVRMDKQLKTEGWLGTARPSLFSVQLFDTWLLGYDKRSVGDPRAVVDGPGHAAVKKEHSTVATAILAMNYRYDTINPTLAAGWDPSNNGGFFIPSVDLVYGEHWRIRFEADFFFHDGDSKFSDGDPWTASTDTHLFGYFANNNQLLMRATYQF; encoded by the coding sequence GTGCAGTTCGACGTCGGCGACACGCAGATCAACGTGGGCGGCTACCTGCGCCAGTACGTGTCGACCAATCTGAGCGACAACAAGGACCTGCGCGGCGACGACCAGTTCGATGTGTCGATGCTGCGCAGCGTGGTGCAGCTGAACGCCGACACGCAGGTCGGGCCGCTGTTTTTCAAGGCCATCGGCCGCATCGCACGCGAGCCGCTGACCCGCTATTCGGAAGACCTGGAGGACCAGCACAACGCCCGCTTCGGCGGCGCGCCGTTCTTCGTGCCGCGGAAAACCGACTTCAACGACCAGTACAACGAGGACGAGCTGCGCGAGTTCTACGTCGCCTTCGACGTCGGCGAGCGGCTCGGCTTCACGCTTGGCCGCCAGCAGGTGGTGTGGGGCGAGTCGGACTTCTTCCAGGCCATGGACATCGTGCACGGCTACGACTTCCGCTGGCGCGCCTTCCTGGAACCCGAAAACGAGGACACCCGGCGCCCCCTGGCCATGATCAACGGCCAGATCAAGATGCCGGAACTCGACGGCACCCTGCAGGTGCTGCTGCGTCCGGGCGGCTGGGGCCGCGACCACGACATCGGCTCCCTGTACGACACCTTCGGTGGCCGCTGGGCACCACAGAAGGACCGCGGCACCGATATCCCGGCGTTCCTGCGCTACAACTACCGGCACAGCGACGGCGACGTGGAAGACACCACCTGGGGCCTGCGCTGGTCGGGCCTGGCCGGGCCGGTGCAGTACACGCTGAACTACCTGCGCTGGTTCGGCACCGATCCGGTCATCGACTCCCGCTGGAACCCGACCGCCGGCCTGGGCGACCTCAAGGGCCTGTGGGGCAGCCTGTACTTCCCGAAGCTCAGCACCTACGGCTTCACCGCCAGCGGCTACGTGGAGCCGGTGGACGCGGTGTTCAGCACCGAGATCGCCTATACCAAGGACAAGCCTTACAACCTGCTCGGCTCGCCCGGCAACTGCTTCGATCCGGCCAACCCGCTGACTTGCCAGCCCCTGCCGAGCCTGGGCGGCGTGACCGACCACGACACCGTCCGCGCCATGGTGCGCATGGACAAGCAGCTCAAGACCGAGGGCTGGCTGGGCACGGCCCGGCCGTCGCTGTTTTCGGTTCAGTTGTTCGACACCTGGCTGCTGGGCTATGACAAGCGTTCCGTGGGCGATCCGCGGGCAGTCGTCGATGGCCCGGGCCACGCCGCGGTCAAGAAGGAGCATTCCACCGTCGCCACCGCCATCCTGGCGATGAACTACCGCTACGACACCATCAACCCGACCCTGGCGGCCGGCTGGGATCCGTCCAACAACGGCGGCTTTTTCATTCCGAGCGTCGATCTGGTGTATGGCGAGCACTGGCGCATCCGCTTCGAGGCCGATTTCTTCTTCCACGACGGCGACAGCAAGTTCAGCGACGGCGACCCGTGGACAGCTTCGACCGACACCCACCTGTTCGGCTACTTCGCCAACAACAACCAGCTCCTGATGCGGGCCACGTATCAGTTCTGA